A window of Planifilum fulgidum genomic DNA:
AATTCAACAAAAAAGGCTGTTGACCCTTCTTTGTCAACAGCCTCAAACCCCGATCCTTCGGGGTTTTTTATTTTTTAAATTTGAGGAAACATTTTACCATCTTGCTTCGTTTACGTTAGTGCAGAGGTTGTATGCCGGGAGATGGGGGATGGGCCGCCGCCGGCGGCCCTTTTCCTCCGTAAGGGTGACAGGCATGTTTCTCTGTTTTAAAGGAAGGAAATATATTGACGACAGTTTGGTTGTGTGATAACATAATTTTTTTGATTTATTGACATACCCCCGCCTTTTGTGATATATTGGAAGCAGATTATGCCTCTGGGGGTGGGTTTTTTGTTCAACATCGGCGACAAGGTGGTTTATCCCCTGCACGGGGCCGGCGTGATCGAATCGATCGAGGAAAAAGAGATTCTGGGCGAGCGGCAGAAGTATTACATCATGAAAATGCCCATCGGGGACATGAAGGTCATGGTCCCGATGAAGAATGTCAAGTCGATCGGTCTGCGCGAAGTGGTGGATGAGGAGACGGTGTCCCGGGTGCTGGAACGGCTGAAAAAACGGGACGGCGGCACCACCGCCAACTGGAACCGGCGCTACCGCGCCAACATGGACAAGATGCGAAGCGGAGACATCTACCAAGTGGCCGATGTGGTCCGGTCCCTGATGCTGCGCGACCGGGAGAAGGGGTTATCCACCGGGGAACGCAAGATGTTGGACAATGCCCGCCAGATTCTGATCAGCGAATTGGTCTTGGCCAAGGGAATCGACGAAGAAGAGGCATCGCGGCTGTTGGATGAGCTGGTTTGTTCGGAAGATCCCGCGGAGTGAAAGATTTTTTGTGAACTGATATTTGTAGCGTTTACCATTTTTTCATTTGCCTATAATGAATACCAGAGGAGGTGAAGCCCCGTGTTGAAGAGGTCGGTTCAGCTTGCCTTCGCATTGGTCGGAGCAACGCTGGGATACCATTTTGGCCCTGCGTTCTTCGAGCTGCTTCGCGAGTCACCCCTCAAGCTCGGTGAAGTGCCTGCACCACACTACATTGGAGCATTGTTGGGGGCGCTCCTCCTGTATGTGGCCACGATCTGGCTTTCGGGCAATGTCGTCAGGTGGATCCGGTGGAGCGAGGAACGGTTGGTGAAGATTCCCGCGGCGGACTTTCTGTTCGGCGCCTTGGGACTGATCCTCGGTTTAATCGTCGCTTTTCTCATTGAGTCTTCCCTTTCCCGTCTTCCCCTGCCAGGCCTTTCATCGGTCCTTCCCATTTTGGCCTCCGCGCTCTTGGGATATCTCGGGTTTCGGGTGGGGTACAAGAAGCGAGATGAGCTGATGTCGATTTTCACGATGGGTCGTCAAAACAAGGATAAAAAGAAAGAGACCCGGGATGTGGATCACAAGATCCTGGACACCAGCGTGATTATCGACGGCCGGATTGCCGACATCTGCCGGACGGGCTTTCTGGAGGGGACGCTGGTGATTCCCAGTTTTGTTCTGGAGGAACTGCAGCACATCGCCGATTCCTCCGACGTGCTGAAGCGAAACCGGGGACGCCGCGGGCTCGACATCCTGAACAAGATCCAGAAGGAATTGAAGATGGAGGTCCTCATCTACGAGGGGGACTTCGAGGAAGTCAACGAAGTGGACAGCAAGCTGGTCAAACTGGCCAAGGTGCTTTCGGGCAAAGTGGTCACCAACGACTTCAACCTGAACAAGGTTTGTGAGCTGCAAGGGGTCAAGGTGCTCAACATCAACGACCTGGCCAACGCGGTGAAACCCGTCGTGCTTCCGGGCGAAGAGATCAACGTGCAGGTGATCAAGGACGGGAAGGAGCATGGGCAGGGAGTGGCCTATCTGGATGACGGGACGATGATCGTCATCGAGGGCGGTCGCGAATTTATCGGCGAAAAGATTGACGTGTTGGTCACCAGTGTGTTACAAACATCTGCGGGGAGAATGATTTTTGCCAAGCCGAAATTGCTGGAGAAGGCCCTCTGAGCCCCTTCGGGCTTTGCTGCCGGAATGAGGCGGCGGTCGGCCTTTGCGGGGCGGGGGCCTGCCGGCATTTTGCAATGCCCCCTGTGTGAAAAATTTCCGCATCGATTCAGGCAAGCGGATTCGCCCGCGTCGGGTGGCTCCTGGCGTTTGGGCGTTCTCTGCATTTTGTGAAAGGGGACAAGTCGTCGTGACCGTCGGTGTCATCATTCCGGCGGCGGGCCGGGGGAAGCGGATGGGGGCTCCCGTGAACAAGCCCTTTCTGCCCCTCGGCGGACAGCCGGTGCTTTTGCACACCCTTCGCGTTTTTGACACCCACCCGCAGGTGGATGAAATCGTGGTCGTTTCCGCCGCCCGGGAGACGGAACGGGTGAAGGAACTTTTGCGGAATCAGGGTTTGTCCAAGGTGACGCAGGTGATTCCCGGAGGGGCTGAGCGTCAGGAAAGCGTGTTCCGGGGACTGAAGGTCCTGTCCACGGAATGGGTGCTCGTCCACGACGCGGTTCGCCCCTTTGTCACCCACGAGCTGATCGATTCCCTGCTTCGGGCCGTCCGCCTCCACGAAGCGGCCGTCTTGGCCGTCCCCCTGAAGGACACGGTGAAGATGGTGGGGGAAGCGGGAGTGGTCGAGAAGACGCCGGACCGCAGACGACTGTGGGCGGTGCAAACCCCCCAGGCTTTTCGCCGCACCCTGCTGGAGGATGCCCACCGGCGCGCCGCGGAAGTCGGACTTGTGGGGACGGACGACGCGATGCTGGTGGAGGAACTGGGGGCGGAGGTCCGGGTGGTTCCGGGGGATTATGCCAACATCAAATTGACGACGCCGGAAGACCTGGCCATTGCCGAAGCGATCTTGACCATGAGGAGAAACAGCCATGATAAGAATCGGACAAGGTTTTGACGTGCACCGATTCCAGGAGGGGCGGCCCCTGATCCTGGGAGGCGTGCGGATTCCCCATTCCCGCGGGCTGATCGGCCATTCCGACGCGGACGTCTTGCTGCATGCGATCGCCGATGCGGTGCTGGGTGCTCTGGGCAAAGGGGATATCGGCACCTATTTTCCCGACACGGATCCCGCCTTCAAGGACGCGGACAGCGCCGAACTCCTGAAGGCGGTTTGGGAGATGGCCCGGAAGGAAGGGTACACGCTGGGCAACGCGGATGCCACCATCATCGCCCAGCGTCCCAAAATGCTTCCCCACATTCCGGCCATGCGCGAACGGATCGCCGAGTTGTTGGAGGCGGACGTGGAACGGGTGAATGTCAAAGCGACCACCACGGAACGGTTGGGGTTCACCGGCCGGGAGGAGGGCATCGCTTCCCTGGCGGTCGTCTGTCTGGTGAAAGAGGGCTGAAGCCTTCTCCTGCCCGGGGCATGCGCGCCTCGCCCCGCGTCGGCATCCCGGTTCCCATACGTGTAAGGCATCGCCTAAGGGGTTTCCGCGAAAGAGGAGGGCTTCCCCTAAACGTTCGGCCGGTCAAGGATCGGACATCGCCCGCGAGGCCGCGCGGCCAGGCCCTGCCGCCGGGACGTCCCGGACCGGCCCGGCAGGGAGTCCCGTACGGATCGGCGGTGTCTTTCCCCGGAAGGATGCCGACACTTGCGATTGATCGTCCCGTGCCCCCCACGGGCGGTGCGGGCGGGGTCTTTCTCCTTGAAAGTCGGCGCGGATGCAGGGGTTCGCCGGTTGACAACGGGGACGGCTTGATGGAAAATAAATTGAAAGATCGAAACGCATCCTATAGGCTGTCGGAATCCATCCGAACGAAAAAAGCGATGACCGGGAGAGTAGGTTGCGGACCGCAGCTGCAGAGAGGGGTGCCGCCGGCTGCAAGCACCCTGCTCGGGACGCATCCGAATGCACCCGCGAGTTGCCGCCCGAAACCGCCGGAACGGCGGGAGTAGGCGCGGACGGGCGCCGCCGTTACCGGCCTTGAGGGGAACTCCCGCCGGGGGGTTCAAGCAGAGTGGAACCGCGGACATCCCGTCTCTGCAGCGATTGCTGCAGAGATTTTTTGTTGGGCGGATGAAGGCCCTTAGCGCCGCGAGCCGTACTTGGCCGGGCATGGGGCCGGAACACGTCACCGGAGGGGGGAAGATGCATGTCCTTTAGGCGGATCAGGGAAAAGTGGGAAGGGATTCGTGAAACCCTTCGTTCCGATATACAGGCGGTATTCGACCGGGATCCTGCGGCCCGCAGCGTCCTGGAGGTGGTGCTCACCTATTCCGGGCTGCACGCCATCTGGATGCACCGCCTCGCCCACTGGATGTACAAAAAGAAGTGGTTTCTCCTCGCCCGGATGCTTTCCCAGTTCAACCGGTTTCTCACCGGGATCGAGATTCACCCGGGAGCCAAAATCGGGAAGGGATTGTTCATCGATCACGGGATGGGCGTGGTGATCGGGGAAACCTGCGAGATTGGAGACAATGTGACGATCTACCAGGGGGTCACCCTGGGGGGGACCGGCAAGGAAAAGGGGAAGCGGCATCCGACCATTGAGGACAATGTGTTGATCGCATCGGGCGCTAAGGTGCTGGGCTCGATGCGGATCGGCCGAAACTCCAAGATCGGCGCCGGTTCCGTGGTCCTGCGGGAGGTG
This region includes:
- a CDS encoding CarD family transcriptional regulator, which produces MPLGVGFLFNIGDKVVYPLHGAGVIESIEEKEILGERQKYYIMKMPIGDMKVMVPMKNVKSIGLREVVDEETVSRVLERLKKRDGGTTANWNRRYRANMDKMRSGDIYQVADVVRSLMLRDREKGLSTGERKMLDNARQILISELVLAKGIDEEEASRLLDELVCSEDPAE
- a CDS encoding PIN/TRAM domain-containing protein; its protein translation is MLKRSVQLAFALVGATLGYHFGPAFFELLRESPLKLGEVPAPHYIGALLGALLLYVATIWLSGNVVRWIRWSEERLVKIPAADFLFGALGLILGLIVAFLIESSLSRLPLPGLSSVLPILASALLGYLGFRVGYKKRDELMSIFTMGRQNKDKKKETRDVDHKILDTSVIIDGRIADICRTGFLEGTLVIPSFVLEELQHIADSSDVLKRNRGRRGLDILNKIQKELKMEVLIYEGDFEEVNEVDSKLVKLAKVLSGKVVTNDFNLNKVCELQGVKVLNINDLANAVKPVVLPGEEINVQVIKDGKEHGQGVAYLDDGTMIVIEGGREFIGEKIDVLVTSVLQTSAGRMIFAKPKLLEKAL
- the ispD gene encoding 2-C-methyl-D-erythritol 4-phosphate cytidylyltransferase gives rise to the protein MTVGVIIPAAGRGKRMGAPVNKPFLPLGGQPVLLHTLRVFDTHPQVDEIVVVSAARETERVKELLRNQGLSKVTQVIPGGAERQESVFRGLKVLSTEWVLVHDAVRPFVTHELIDSLLRAVRLHEAAVLAVPLKDTVKMVGEAGVVEKTPDRRRLWAVQTPQAFRRTLLEDAHRRAAEVGLVGTDDAMLVEELGAEVRVVPGDYANIKLTTPEDLAIAEAILTMRRNSHDKNRTRF
- the ispF gene encoding 2-C-methyl-D-erythritol 2,4-cyclodiphosphate synthase, which gives rise to MIRIGQGFDVHRFQEGRPLILGGVRIPHSRGLIGHSDADVLLHAIADAVLGALGKGDIGTYFPDTDPAFKDADSAELLKAVWEMARKEGYTLGNADATIIAQRPKMLPHIPAMRERIAELLEADVERVNVKATTTERLGFTGREEGIASLAVVCLVKEG
- the epsC gene encoding serine O-acetyltransferase EpsC; translated protein: MSFRRIREKWEGIRETLRSDIQAVFDRDPAARSVLEVVLTYSGLHAIWMHRLAHWMYKKKWFLLARMLSQFNRFLTGIEIHPGAKIGKGLFIDHGMGVVIGETCEIGDNVTIYQGVTLGGTGKEKGKRHPTIEDNVLIASGAKVLGSMRIGRNSKIGAGSVVLREVPPNSTVVGVPGRVVVQNGVRVPNDLDHCNLPDPVNEMLSKMQEEITRLRKEVDSLKKQMETVREEQEDVYSTVQHTD